Proteins from a single region of Gemmatimonadota bacterium:
- a CDS encoding amidase, giving the protein MSSPRAYLLIAAIGAGPATAQAPVGAQVFEQSIVELQASLTAGRVTSVQLVDAYLARVAAFDAGWLGLNSLLRTNPRARAEAAGLDRERKAGRVRGPLHGIPVALKDNFTTIGMPTSGGSLGLAGLVTDDEGPIVARLRAAGAIVIGKTNMHELAAGITSISSLGGQTKNPYDPRRCPGGSSGGTGVAVAASFAAVGWGSDTCGSIRIPAAYNSLFGLRPTQGLVSRTGILPLSHTQDIAGPLARTVMDLAIALDVSVGYDPADSNTAVLRDRPVPRFVAALRFASLRGVRLGLLAPYLAEADQDIRDTVRAAAAAMKAAGAEIVEVTIPGLDSIVAGTSVLNFETKYDLTDFLARIPGAPAGSLAELLDRGLYHDAMEARLRRADTVSSRDSEAYRRAMAKRTVLRDRIVAVLDSLRLDALVYPTMQRRPVLIGDPQTGGTCQLSAQSGLPALAAPAGFTADGLPVGLELIGRPFEDPKLVAIAGAFEALGPRRRSPPFAPALVAGRAPPAVSFTITARARPGSATGIFRFDPSRGTLRYDVRVAGVAAGSVDAVVLRRTRIGSSGPVIQRLLGPGELRQSGELVLTGINRTALDAGALTMDLFTAGEPGGLPSASVALPAPK; this is encoded by the coding sequence ATGTCGAGCCCGCGAGCATACCTCCTGATCGCCGCCATCGGCGCCGGTCCGGCCACCGCCCAGGCTCCCGTCGGGGCTCAGGTCTTCGAACAATCGATCGTCGAGCTCCAGGCCTCGCTGACGGCCGGCCGGGTCACCTCCGTCCAGTTGGTCGACGCCTACCTGGCCCGGGTCGCCGCCTTCGACGCCGGCTGGCTTGGGCTCAATAGTCTTCTGCGCACGAATCCCCGGGCCCGCGCCGAGGCGGCCGGCCTTGACCGGGAACGGAAGGCCGGACGGGTCCGGGGCCCGCTCCACGGCATTCCGGTCGCGCTCAAGGACAACTTCACGACGATCGGGATGCCAACCAGCGGCGGATCGTTAGGCTTGGCCGGCCTCGTGACCGACGACGAGGGGCCGATCGTGGCCCGGCTCCGGGCAGCGGGGGCGATCGTGATCGGCAAGACGAACATGCACGAGCTGGCGGCCGGCATCACCTCGATTTCGTCGTTAGGCGGACAGACCAAAAACCCCTATGACCCCCGTCGGTGCCCGGGTGGGTCGAGCGGCGGCACCGGCGTGGCGGTGGCGGCCAGTTTCGCGGCGGTGGGATGGGGGAGCGACACCTGCGGGTCGATTCGGATCCCCGCGGCCTACAACAGCCTCTTCGGGCTCCGGCCCACCCAGGGCTTGGTGAGCCGAACCGGCATCCTGCCGCTCTCCCACACCCAGGACATCGCGGGACCATTGGCCCGCACGGTCATGGACCTGGCCATTGCCCTCGACGTGAGTGTCGGGTACGACCCGGCCGATTCAAACACCGCGGTCCTTCGCGACCGGCCGGTTCCCCGGTTCGTCGCGGCCCTCCGGTTCGCCTCGCTCCGCGGCGTCCGACTCGGTCTCCTCGCCCCCTACCTGGCCGAGGCCGATCAGGACATTCGCGACACCGTGCGAGCGGCGGCGGCGGCCATGAAGGCCGCCGGGGCCGAGATCGTGGAGGTCACCATCCCGGGATTGGACTCGATCGTGGCCGGCACCAGCGTTCTCAACTTCGAGACCAAATACGACTTGACCGATTTCCTGGCTCGGATCCCGGGCGCGCCGGCCGGCTCGCTCGCCGAGCTTCTGGATCGGGGCCTCTACCACGACGCGATGGAGGCTCGGCTTCGCCGGGCGGACACGGTCTCGTCGCGCGACAGCGAGGCGTATCGCAGGGCGATGGCGAAGCGGACGGTGCTTCGGGACCGGATCGTCGCCGTGCTCGACAGCCTCCGGCTCGACGCCCTGGTGTATCCGACCATGCAGCGTCGCCCAGTCCTGATCGGCGATCCCCAGACCGGCGGCACCTGCCAGCTGAGTGCGCAGTCGGGACTCCCCGCCCTGGCCGCGCCGGCCGGCTTTACCGCCGACGGTCTTCCGGTCGGCCTCGAGCTGATTGGCCGTCCATTCGAGGATCCCAAGCTGGTGGCCATTGCCGGCGCCTTTGAGGCGTTAGGTCCCCGGCGCCGCTCGCCGCCTTTCGCCCCCGCGCTGGTGGCCGGTCGAGCACCGCCAGCGGTCTCGTTCACCATCACGGCCCGCGCCAGACCCGGCTCGGCGACGGGAATCTTCCGCTTCGACCCCTCGCGCGGGACGCTCCGCTATGACGTCAGGGTGGCCGGCGTGGCCGCCGGGTCCGTCGACGCCGTGGTGCTGCGCCGCACCCGGATTGGATCGAGCGGGCCGGTCATCCAACGGTTACTCGGCCCCGGCGAGTTGCGCCAGAGCGGCGAGCTCGTGCTGACGGGGATCAATCGAACCGCCCTCGACGCGGGCGCGCTCACCATGGACCTCTTCACGGCCGGCGAGCCGGGCGGTCTCCCGTCGGCGTCGGTGGCCTTGCCGGCGCCGAAGTAG
- a CDS encoding RagB/SusD family nutrient uptake outer membrane protein: MTTHCVRETYHMRTNHHVPGGLTRLLRPATGLVIAIVGLALGACSNLLDVKYPGRIPFDQLNNPALAEVLANGVVGDLECAYNNYVGGTSVHSDEYESASDNGLLANWGERNITSENGDYAVGQCEAGSSDFGLHVPMQVARFQSEDVFKRLAAWTDAQVPGRVGLQAMVRAYGAYAYTFLGETYCTVALDGGAPGPPAAALTIAAARFAEAIALAGQAGSGSADLIKLSNVGLARVNMNLKNWAQAATFAARVPAGFEFFADRGIENDRRWNKLHYFATDLGAFVVSNDYRTMNDPRVLVKNLNKPAFNPYINLWVTTKYSGIADPIRLASYREARLILAEANAMLGDVTGAMAIINARRAEVDLPALAVAGVNQAAAVNIIIEERRRELSFEGGHRMNDLIRKNIPWKVGRNPFTNRPYGATTCWPTPVAETNGR, translated from the coding sequence ATGACGACACACTGCGTCAGGGAGACATACCACATGCGGACCAATCACCATGTTCCTGGGGGCCTGACCAGGCTCCTCCGCCCCGCTACCGGACTCGTGATCGCGATCGTCGGACTAGCGCTCGGGGCCTGTAGCAACCTGCTCGATGTCAAGTATCCTGGTCGGATCCCGTTCGACCAACTCAACAATCCGGCGCTCGCCGAGGTTCTCGCGAACGGTGTGGTCGGCGATCTCGAGTGCGCTTACAACAACTACGTCGGCGGAACCTCTGTCCATTCCGATGAGTATGAATCGGCGAGCGACAACGGACTCCTCGCCAACTGGGGCGAGCGCAACATTACCAGCGAAAACGGCGATTACGCCGTCGGTCAGTGCGAAGCGGGCTCCTCGGACTTCGGATTGCATGTGCCGATGCAGGTAGCTCGCTTTCAGTCGGAGGACGTGTTCAAACGCCTTGCCGCATGGACCGATGCCCAGGTGCCGGGCCGAGTGGGGCTCCAAGCCATGGTGCGGGCGTACGGTGCCTACGCCTATACCTTTCTCGGTGAGACCTATTGCACCGTCGCCCTCGACGGCGGAGCGCCCGGGCCCCCGGCCGCCGCGCTCACCATTGCCGCGGCCCGTTTCGCTGAGGCCATCGCCCTGGCCGGGCAGGCCGGATCGGGGAGCGCGGATCTCATCAAGTTGTCGAACGTTGGCCTGGCCCGGGTCAACATGAATCTCAAGAATTGGGCGCAGGCGGCCACCTTCGCTGCCAGGGTTCCCGCCGGCTTCGAGTTCTTCGCGGATCGCGGTATCGAAAACGACCGCCGGTGGAACAAGCTCCACTACTTCGCGACCGATCTGGGCGCCTTCGTGGTCTCGAATGACTATCGGACCATGAACGATCCGCGGGTTCTTGTGAAAAATCTCAATAAGCCCGCCTTTAATCCCTACATCAACCTCTGGGTCACCACCAAGTACTCCGGAATCGCCGATCCCATTCGGTTGGCCAGCTACCGGGAAGCTCGCCTGATCCTCGCCGAAGCCAACGCGATGCTCGGGGATGTGACGGGAGCAATGGCCATCATCAATGCGAGACGGGCCGAAGTCGACTTGCCAGCGCTGGCGGTGGCGGGCGTCAACCAAGCAGCAGCCGTGAATATTATCATCGAGGAACGGCGCCGGGAGTTGTCATTCGAGGGAGGGCATCGCATGAACGATCTGATCCGGAAGAACATCCCGTGGAAGGTGGGGCGGAATCCGTTCACCAACCGCCCCTACGGCGCTACCACCTGCTGGCCGACGCCGGTCGCGGAGACCAACGGTCGCTGA
- a CDS encoding SusC/RagA family TonB-linked outer membrane protein produces the protein MVRHLRLRSSRLAAVLVPAALGWLLLFGLVPSVSAQAGTITGTVVEAKSGRLLVDAVVGVQGTAVRAVTNVRGQFTLTGLTGSTAQITAQRVGFLAVTRQAPVGGSPVRIELTELAVKLDELVVTGTVGEATSRSLGNTIGRVDVANTVVIAPPTKLQDMLSVNVPGVRVVRAAGSVGSGGITRIRGTGSLSLSNEPLLYIDGVRVYNEAAVATQGFQNFSGESPSRINDLNPEEIESIEVLKGPSAATIYGTEASNGVIQVITKRGRAGRPVFETHAASGFTWLQDPEGRYPSAYYMDHDGSVKEHNVQRFRLSKGYPAIFSTGVPTSLGGSVSGGTERITYLFAADFNREEGYVSYNSQNKYNARANLSYRSTNDKFKIDLSLGTLRSATHSAQAFQPITTSIVWACVNNSCRPTQANPSTTGFNDPNGGRGFTFYRPEDYAETNAYDYIDRTNFSAKFTHQPFSWLQHHLTVGPDFVNNNSDNLVERHADSRRPFFSASNGQKTQGENRTTYLTIDYGASATWQPTAGLTTTSSVGTQYYYKQLASLYGEGLNFAIPGPGNINGAAQRSASESFLENKTFGVYVQEQLSWKNRRFFTAALRGDGNSAFGKSFKAVYYPKFSLSWVVSEEPFLADKSWIPQLKIRSAWGKAGQQPDVFSALRTYQAKVGHLGGGVVTPQNFGNSDLKPEVGQEFEIGFDAGLLNQRVGIEFTYYDKKIDDAILNIPLKPSGGFPGYSFVNIGQTRNKGIELAVDVSPVAAKNLGLDLRFTMAKNDSKITSMGGLPPAIATWASQYNVEGFAPASFFLKRVVSATVVKVAKEVPTATNIMCEGGKDLGAGNGAIVPCADAPRIYRGNPTPSWSGSGSATLTISKRLRLLALVDYLGGSTTDVGDVGFGHLFFLNSKSILTGDDPILTGYYGLLQSGYGGAGDAAGLFNSGFARLRTVSASYELPARLSRWVGASHGSFTVSGENLAFLWRAQTEGHGTKWIDPEIHPNFAGDVTGSQGYAQESFAQAARIRMSLRFTF, from the coding sequence ATGGTCCGACACTTGAGGCTCCGATCATCCCGATTGGCAGCCGTGCTCGTCCCGGCTGCGCTCGGTTGGCTCCTTCTCTTCGGACTCGTGCCGTCGGTCTCGGCCCAGGCCGGAACGATCACCGGCACCGTGGTCGAGGCGAAGTCGGGGCGGCTGCTCGTCGATGCAGTGGTCGGCGTTCAGGGCACCGCCGTCCGGGCGGTCACCAATGTCAGAGGCCAGTTCACCCTCACGGGGCTCACGGGGTCGACCGCCCAGATCACGGCCCAACGCGTCGGTTTCCTAGCCGTCACGCGGCAGGCGCCGGTCGGCGGCAGTCCGGTCCGGATCGAGCTCACTGAGCTCGCGGTCAAGCTCGACGAACTTGTCGTCACGGGCACCGTGGGCGAGGCCACCTCGCGAAGCCTCGGGAACACGATCGGGAGGGTCGACGTCGCCAATACGGTTGTGATTGCGCCGCCTACCAAACTCCAGGACATGTTGTCCGTCAACGTGCCCGGAGTCCGGGTCGTCCGGGCCGCCGGGTCGGTGGGTTCCGGTGGGATTACTCGGATCCGCGGTACCGGAAGCCTGAGTCTTTCCAATGAGCCGCTGCTGTACATCGATGGCGTCCGGGTCTACAACGAGGCGGCGGTCGCAACTCAGGGATTTCAGAACTTCAGCGGCGAGTCGCCCTCTCGCATCAACGACTTGAATCCGGAAGAGATTGAGTCCATCGAGGTGCTCAAAGGGCCCTCGGCGGCTACGATCTACGGGACCGAGGCCTCCAACGGGGTGATCCAGGTCATCACCAAGCGGGGCCGGGCTGGGAGACCGGTATTCGAGACCCATGCGGCCTCCGGGTTCACCTGGTTGCAAGATCCCGAGGGCCGGTATCCCTCCGCTTATTACATGGACCACGACGGAAGCGTCAAGGAACACAACGTCCAGAGGTTCCGGTTGTCCAAAGGCTACCCCGCGATCTTCTCCACCGGCGTTCCGACGAGCCTTGGAGGCAGCGTGAGCGGTGGCACTGAGCGAATCACCTATTTGTTCGCCGCGGATTTCAATCGTGAGGAAGGGTACGTCAGCTACAACTCGCAGAACAAATACAATGCCCGCGCCAACCTCAGCTACCGTTCGACCAACGATAAGTTCAAGATTGATCTGAGCCTCGGCACGCTCCGTTCGGCGACCCACAGCGCCCAGGCATTCCAGCCAATCACCACCTCCATCGTGTGGGCTTGCGTCAACAACAGCTGCCGGCCCACTCAGGCCAATCCGTCCACCACCGGCTTTAACGACCCGAATGGTGGTCGCGGCTTCACCTTCTACCGGCCCGAGGACTACGCGGAGACCAACGCGTACGACTACATCGATCGGACCAACTTCAGCGCGAAGTTCACTCACCAGCCCTTTTCCTGGCTTCAGCACCACCTGACCGTCGGGCCGGACTTCGTCAACAATAACTCCGATAATCTGGTCGAGCGGCACGCGGACTCTCGCCGGCCGTTCTTCAGTGCCAGCAACGGTCAGAAGACCCAAGGGGAAAACCGAACGACATACCTCACCATCGACTACGGCGCTTCGGCAACCTGGCAACCCACCGCCGGACTGACGACCACGTCATCGGTTGGAACCCAGTATTACTATAAGCAATTGGCGTCACTCTACGGCGAGGGCCTGAACTTCGCTATTCCCGGTCCAGGCAATATCAATGGGGCCGCCCAGCGCTCGGCCTCCGAGTCATTTCTAGAGAACAAGACGTTTGGCGTGTACGTCCAGGAGCAGCTCAGCTGGAAGAACCGGAGGTTCTTCACCGCGGCGCTTCGGGGCGACGGCAACAGCGCCTTCGGCAAGAGCTTCAAGGCGGTCTACTATCCCAAGTTCAGCCTCTCCTGGGTGGTCTCTGAAGAGCCGTTCCTGGCCGATAAGAGCTGGATCCCGCAGCTCAAGATCCGGAGCGCCTGGGGCAAGGCGGGTCAGCAGCCGGACGTCTTCTCCGCGCTCCGGACCTACCAGGCCAAGGTCGGCCATCTTGGAGGCGGGGTGGTAACCCCCCAGAACTTCGGCAATTCGGACCTCAAACCCGAAGTGGGGCAGGAGTTCGAAATCGGCTTCGATGCCGGCCTGTTGAATCAGCGGGTGGGCATCGAGTTCACCTACTACGACAAGAAGATCGACGATGCGATCTTGAATATCCCGCTCAAGCCGTCAGGCGGGTTTCCGGGCTATTCGTTCGTGAACATCGGCCAGACGAGAAACAAGGGAATCGAGCTCGCGGTCGACGTCAGTCCGGTTGCCGCCAAGAACCTCGGCCTGGATCTCCGGTTCACGATGGCCAAGAACGACTCCAAGATCACCAGCATGGGGGGCCTGCCTCCGGCGATCGCCACCTGGGCCTCCCAGTACAATGTCGAAGGCTTCGCTCCAGCATCGTTTTTCTTGAAGAGGGTGGTCAGCGCTACCGTGGTCAAAGTGGCGAAGGAAGTGCCGACGGCAACTAACATCATGTGCGAGGGTGGTAAAGATCTGGGTGCGGGTAACGGCGCCATCGTCCCGTGCGCCGATGCGCCCCGGATCTATCGGGGCAACCCTACGCCGTCGTGGAGTGGCAGCGGCAGTGCTACCCTGACCATCAGCAAGCGACTCCGCCTGCTCGCGTTGGTTGATTATCTCGGTGGCAGCACCACCGACGTCGGCGATGTCGGTTTTGGACACCTGTTCTTCTTAAACTCCAAGTCGATCCTCACCGGCGACGATCCGATCCTCACCGGCTACTACGGCTTGCTCCAATCGGGATACGGTGGCGCGGGGGATGCCGCCGGTCTCTTCAATTCCGGCTTTGCCAGGCTCCGGACCGTGTCGGCCAGCTATGAGTTGCCGGCCCGTCTTTCCCGCTGGGTCGGCGCCTCACACGGCTCCTTTACCGTATCCGGTGAGAACCTCGCGTTCCTCTGGCGGGCCCAAACGGAGGGACACGGGACCAAGTGGATCGATCCCGAGATTCATCCTAATTTTGCGGGCGACGTCACTGGCAGCCAAGGCTACGCTCAGGAGTCGTTTGCCCAAGCGGCGAGGATTCGGATGTCACTCCGGTTCACATTCTGA